TCAAATTGGGTCACACAATTTGGATAGTTGGAATTGGTATTTTATTTAGGCTCTTTTCTTAAACTTTGTTGCTAGTTGAAACTAAATTAGAATGGGATTCCAATTTACCGATGAAAACCGTAGGAAGTTTTTAAGAAAAGAGCACGATACTATTGTTATTTCGGGTTTTTAGGATAGGTACGAAAAACAACAATCTATGCGAAAACAGCCTTTATTTATTAGAATAGTAATAAAAAGGTAGAAAGGGATTATGAAATGAGTGAACAGGATATTGAAAAAAGAGTGTATGATTGTTCATCAAAGTTAATAATGGAAAAGGGATTTGTGAGCCCAGTGGAACTTTTAATCCGAATGGAGATCATTACTCGGGAAGCAAGTGAGGAATGGCGGTTTCGAAAAATTCCCTACTTGGAAAGAGTAACGATTGGCAATTTGGGAAAATTAAATCATATCTTGATGGCATTAAGAAAGTTTGCAAAGGAACAAAACCTTAAGCCATCTATAATGGTTTATCAATCATGGGGAAAGGGAACGAAAGAGCGGTTGCGTTTTTCAAAAACTGGGAGCCAATATATGGAGGACATGTACTCTACTCATTATGTAAGAAATAATTCTAAAAAGTTGGGTGATTGAAGTGGAGAATAACCTTGAGAAAGGAAAAAGGACAACGGAAGATGATTTTGAAATACCTGACCAATTTGATGAAGACCTATTGCTATGGAATAGGGGTAACCTGCCTTACTATGAATTAACAGAGGCTGTTCATGAGTTTCATATGAGGAAACTATAAAGGAGTAAACCTAGAATTATGAAGAAATAGAAAAAATAAATGGTTTGGATAATGGCCCTCTCCAAAGGTAGAATATAACATTCTAAAAATTATAAAAAGACTCTGAAATCCATTGATTTCAGAGTCTTTAAACGTATTATTTCAAGTTACCAGGAACTGATTTAGTCAGTCTGCCTGAATTAGCGGCTGCTTGTGGAGAAACAGCTGGACGCAAGATTTTCATACTTTTCACCTCCTTATTATGCTGTTTTAGTTAATTGAATTAGATAGTTTTTCATTTCAACATGTTACTCGGATATCGGTTTTGTATTTTGTTGCCAGATTAAATTTAGTACCCGTTTGATTTTCCTTTTCTCATACGAGCATGGGCGTTTACCAGTTCTGATCCGATAGAGCGGACAATGGTTTCCTTGACAGGCTGGTCGGAAAAAGCATGATTGGCAAACTGCATCTTTTTCTTCTCCAGATGTAACCCAAAGAGCCAATTTGTCATAATCGATTTCCATCGAACCATCTGGTAATAGAAACCCCACTTTATTAAATTCCTCATCAAGAGAGCAGGTACACTTATACAACTGTCCGTCGGCGCCAATTGCAAATGAATGCGGTTTAGCAGCATAACAAACAGAGCCTGTCGGCATTAAGGCCGACTCAATACTTGAACTCATATTAAGCCCGTTGTTCAAGCCAAATTCAGTGAATTCCCAAATTTTCGTTTCGGCTGTTCGGCTATCGCAGATTGGTAAATCTCCATCATTTGCACCGCCCCACCGACCAACAGGGCGAGTGAAGATTTGGAAGCGTGGATCATCACCAAACAAGCTGCCAAGATAGGTTAGAAATTGTGGGATTTCATCTAAGTTTGCTTCATCAAAATTGATGCGAATAAAAATTTCATAGTCCTCATCAATTTGCTTAATGGCTTTCAAGTTATTAATAATTTGGTCAAATGTTTTTCCGCCACCTGCTAATAGCCTACGAGAATCATGTATTTCAGCAGCCCCATCTAGGGTGATCATATAGCGACGCACATTCCAATTCAATAAGGAACGAAAGGTATCTGCTGTTAAATGATATCCATTTGTAGACATCTCAGCGGTGTAATTTAGGTTGTGTTTCTCTACTGTCCTAAGTATGGACTCACTTAACTCCTGAATGACATCCAAGGCAAGCAACGGCTCTCCGCCAAACCAGCTGATGTTCAAATGCTGTAATGAACTACCTTTTTGTTCAATATATCGTTTGAAGCCTTCGCGAATTTCTGGTTTCATTTTTCCTTGTGGAAAGGTTTGGTAGCAATATGTACAGCGAAAATTGCATGC
The Neobacillus sp. PS3-40 genome window above contains:
- a CDS encoding radical SAM/SPASM domain-containing protein, with the protein product MSSKRWLPSRFNAISQVDNGELILYNSYTGAIASISVEEKPEVMAALKVEGIQDLPESLKPLAESGFLVPESVDEDMRASFLHQSLHRTDTMHLIMFPTEACNFRCTYCYQTFPQGKMKPEIREGFKRYIEQKGSSLQHLNISWFGGEPLLALDVIQELSESILRTVEKHNLNYTAEMSTNGYHLTADTFRSLLNWNVRRYMITLDGAAEIHDSRRLLAGGGKTFDQIINNLKAIKQIDEDYEIFIRINFDEANLDEIPQFLTYLGSLFGDDPRFQIFTRPVGRWGGANDGDLPICDSRTAETKIWEFTEFGLNNGLNMSSSIESALMPTGSVCYAAKPHSFAIGADGQLYKCTCSLDEEFNKVGFLLPDGSMEIDYDKLALWVTSGEEKDAVCQSCFFRPACQGNHCPLYRIRTGKRPCSYEKRKIKRVLNLIWQQNTKPISE